A stretch of Rhodoferax potami DNA encodes these proteins:
- a CDS encoding DUF4148 domain-containing protein, which produces MKYATASIALAVAALLTGHAQAADNVGKTREQVRAELAEAQRTGDIVAGKDAAADEFTSGAFKKLNELNPAAYPAKAAVAGKTRAQVRAELAEAQRTGDIVAGKDAAADEFSSGAFKKLNELNPAAYPAKATVTGKTRAQVRAELAEALRTGDIVADKDASDEYTAANGHKLNDIYPNLYPATQTN; this is translated from the coding sequence ATGAAATACGCTACCGCTTCTATCGCTCTTGCTGTTGCTGCCTTGTTGACCGGACATGCACAAGCTGCTGACAACGTCGGCAAAACCCGCGAACAAGTGCGCGCTGAATTGGCTGAAGCCCAACGTACTGGCGACATCGTTGCCGGAAAAGACGCCGCTGCTGACGAGTTCACCTCCGGAGCCTTCAAAAAGCTCAATGAATTGAACCCAGCCGCTTACCCCGCCAAGGCTGCCGTTGCTGGCAAGACCCGCGCACAAGTTCGTGCAGAGCTGGCCGAAGCCCAACGCACTGGCGACATCGTGGCTGGAAAGGATGCTGCTGCTGACGAGTTCAGCTCCGGTGCATTCAAAAAGCTCAATGAATTGAACCCAGCCGCTTACCCTGCCAAGGCAACCGTGACTGGCAAGACCCGCGCACAAGTGCGTGCAGAACTGGCCGAGGCACTCCGCACTGGCGATATCGTGGCTGACAAGGATGCAAGCGATGAGTACACCGCAGCAAACGGTCACAAGCTCAACGACATCTACCCTAACCTGTACCCTGCTACCCAAACCAACTAA
- a CDS encoding LysR family transcriptional regulator: protein MDRLMSMRVFQKVVDEGGFAAAARALDMSSAGVTRQIADLEEFLGARLLHRTTRKVSLSPAGEAYLGRVRTILQDIDEAHEFTSSQTHELAGELRLLSPPALASHVISPIIAGFTAKYPGISLHMDVESYDVPPVEDYDVTMLPTEGDYDGNVIARRVSSTQSILVASPAYLKRMGTPLTPDELIQHDVLRLKTPSGSFDQWKLLNTGANVKRSFDLIQLSNANAAWI from the coding sequence ATGGACCGACTAATGTCAATGCGGGTTTTCCAGAAAGTGGTGGACGAAGGTGGATTTGCAGCAGCAGCTCGCGCCCTCGACATGTCATCTGCCGGTGTCACCCGCCAGATCGCCGATCTGGAAGAGTTTTTGGGCGCCCGCTTGTTGCACCGAACGACAAGAAAAGTGTCTCTAAGCCCCGCCGGTGAGGCTTACCTGGGGCGAGTGCGCACTATTTTGCAAGACATCGATGAGGCGCATGAATTCACCAGCTCCCAGACCCATGAGTTGGCCGGAGAGCTGCGTTTGCTCTCGCCGCCGGCCTTGGCCTCGCACGTGATCAGCCCCATCATTGCCGGATTTACTGCCAAGTACCCGGGGATCTCCTTGCACATGGATGTGGAGTCCTATGACGTGCCGCCCGTGGAGGATTACGACGTCACCATGCTCCCCACCGAAGGGGACTACGACGGCAATGTGATTGCAAGGCGCGTCTCCAGCACCCAGTCCATTCTGGTGGCTTCGCCTGCCTATCTCAAGCGCATGGGGACCCCGCTCACGCCCGACGAGCTGATCCAGCATGATGTGCTGCGCCTCAAAACGCCGAGTGGGAGTTTTGACCAGTGGAAGTTGCTCAATACCGGAGCCAATGTCAAACGCAGTTTCGATTTGATACAGCTGTCGAACGCAAACGCGGCGTGGATTTGA
- the istB gene encoding IS21-like element helper ATPase IstB, which yields MSLQMERLRELCDQLRLLNLPDQLAHLGQMAAKKELGYLEFLEQALRGEALARVERTRAMLTRIAGFPAIKTLDEFDFQFASGVPKPLVQELGSLAFVERSENVVLLGASGVGKTHLAIALGYRATQAGIKTRFITAADLLMTLSTALRQNTLEEAIKRIVRPYRLLIIDEVGYLPMNREQANLLFQVIAKRYEVGSLILTSNLPFGQWDQTFADDATLTAALLDRLLHHAHVVPISGDSYRLKDKRRAGVIAASSNTLLKRKRSHLDTQEEQAA from the coding sequence ATGAGCCTGCAAATGGAAAGACTGCGTGAACTGTGTGATCAGCTGCGCCTGCTCAACTTACCCGATCAGCTTGCCCACTTGGGGCAAATGGCGGCCAAGAAAGAGCTGGGGTACCTGGAGTTCCTGGAGCAAGCCTTGCGTGGCGAGGCTCTAGCCAGAGTGGAGAGAACACGCGCCATGCTCACGCGCATAGCGGGCTTCCCCGCCATCAAGACGCTTGATGAGTTTGACTTCCAGTTTGCCAGCGGCGTGCCCAAACCCCTGGTACAGGAGCTTGGCAGTCTGGCCTTCGTGGAGCGCAGCGAGAACGTGGTCTTGCTGGGCGCCAGTGGGGTGGGCAAAACCCACTTGGCCATCGCCTTGGGCTACAGGGCAACCCAGGCTGGAATCAAGACGCGTTTCATCACGGCGGCAGATCTGCTGATGACACTGAGCACGGCACTACGGCAGAACACCCTGGAAGAGGCTATCAAACGCATCGTGCGTCCCTACCGGCTGTTGATCATTGACGAGGTCGGGTACCTTCCCATGAATCGGGAACAGGCGAATCTTCTGTTCCAAGTCATTGCCAAACGCTATGAAGTGGGAAGTCTCATCCTGACCTCCAATCTGCCGTTTGGGCAATGGGACCAGACGTTTGCAGACGATGCCACGCTGACAGCGGCGCTACTTGACCGACTGCTCCACCACGCCCATGTGGTCCCGATTTCAGGAGACTCCTATCGCCTGAAAGATAAGCGGCGTGCCGGTGTGATTGCCGCCAGCAGCAATACCCTACTCAAACGAAAACGCAGTCACCTTGATACACAGGAGGAACAGGCAGCCTAA
- the istA gene encoding IS21 family transposase codes for MITNEEYMELKVLRKHRLSLREISAQTGMAVNTVRKYLEGGPPAMKKLPERKSKLDPFKDYLAGRIQAAKPDWIPATVLQREIAAQGYTGSVRILQEYLKELRPQARPDPVVRFETQPGEQMQMDWIEFRKSGHKDGMLAAFVATLGHSRATFAEFVTDMKLETLLACHVRAFESFGGVTREVLYDNMKTVILKRDAYGKNLHQFQGAFADFAHHHGFVPRVCKPYRAKTKGKVERMNGYIRRSFWVPLVASMKQQCLVVDADTANREMRTWLRDVANVRIHGTTGCVPALALQQERTHLLAIPSAYSGRTVRQLQKVTGSGAAVRPIPAAAWRGLQHPLAMYDTLVHNQASAGGRP; via the coding sequence ATGATTACGAACGAGGAGTACATGGAACTCAAGGTTTTAAGGAAGCACAGGCTGAGCTTGCGCGAGATATCGGCGCAAACTGGAATGGCAGTCAACACGGTGCGTAAGTATTTGGAGGGCGGTCCGCCGGCCATGAAGAAACTGCCGGAACGTAAAAGCAAGCTCGATCCATTCAAGGACTACTTGGCTGGACGTATTCAGGCGGCCAAGCCTGATTGGATTCCCGCAACGGTGCTGCAGCGTGAGATTGCCGCACAGGGGTATACGGGCTCCGTGCGCATCCTGCAGGAGTACCTCAAGGAGTTGCGTCCACAGGCGCGCCCGGATCCGGTTGTGCGGTTCGAGACCCAGCCCGGTGAGCAAATGCAGATGGACTGGATCGAGTTCCGCAAGTCTGGGCATAAAGACGGCATGTTGGCGGCGTTTGTGGCAACGCTTGGCCACAGCCGGGCGACCTTCGCGGAGTTTGTCACAGACATGAAGCTGGAGACACTACTGGCGTGCCATGTCAGGGCGTTCGAGAGCTTTGGTGGAGTCACCCGTGAAGTGCTGTACGACAACATGAAGACCGTCATCCTCAAGCGTGACGCCTACGGCAAGAACCTGCACCAGTTCCAGGGTGCCTTTGCTGACTTTGCGCACCACCATGGCTTTGTGCCGCGGGTGTGCAAGCCCTATCGGGCCAAGACCAAGGGCAAAGTCGAACGCATGAATGGCTACATCCGGCGCAGCTTCTGGGTGCCATTGGTGGCGAGTATGAAGCAGCAATGCTTGGTGGTGGACGCGGACACAGCCAATCGGGAAATGCGCACCTGGCTGCGTGACGTTGCCAATGTGCGGATCCACGGAACCACTGGGTGTGTGCCGGCACTGGCTTTGCAACAGGAGCGCACACATCTGCTGGCCATCCCCAGCGCCTACAGTGGGCGAACAGTGCGTCAATTGCAAAAAGTCACCGGTAGCGGCGCAGCAGTCCGGCCAATTCCAGCCGCGGCATGGCGAGGCCTGCAGCATCCTCTGGCGATGTATGACACGCTGGTGCACAACCAAGCCTCAGCAGGAGGACGACCATGA
- a CDS encoding LysR substrate-binding domain-containing protein — protein MYQFLTAFACHFHTARDTNDHEVTFPVKPKLWVNHSDTLVRAAMDGAGITSAAVTLVAPQLTDGTLVRVLSPWIGGHLSLYAALPSRKFLPERTRVFLEYLTEQSRARADAMVKACTRC, from the coding sequence GTGTATCAATTCCTCACCGCGTTTGCGTGTCATTTTCATACTGCGCGTGACACCAACGACCACGAGGTCACGTTTCCCGTTAAACCCAAACTCTGGGTGAACCACAGCGACACTTTGGTCCGTGCCGCGATGGATGGTGCGGGTATCACCTCGGCGGCCGTGACGCTGGTGGCGCCGCAGTTGACCGACGGCACCTTGGTCCGCGTGTTGTCACCCTGGATCGGTGGGCATCTGTCGCTGTATGCAGCGTTGCCCAGCCGCAAGTTTTTGCCGGAGCGTACCCGCGTATTTCTGGAGTACTTGACCGAGCAAAGTCGTGCCCGCGCGGATGCGATGGTGAAGGCCTGCACCCGCTGCTAA
- a CDS encoding GspE/PulE family protein, whose product MRYPLPYAFARSQQLLLEDDNDRLYLWVHADTAASAISEVMRKHRIDHLQTQDAAELAQRISMAYAQGESSAATVMNEVQGEADLTRMMQELPAVEDLLETADDAPIIRMLNALLTQAARDGASDIHIEPFERNSSVRFRVDGSLREVVQAHRALHAALISRLKIMADLDISEKRLPQDGRISLRIGTRAVDVRVSTLPSAHGERAVLRLLDKSQDQRSLEAVGMQGDVLRRFEGLIAQPHGIILVTGPTGSGKSTTLYASLGRLDAARQNIMTVEDPIEYELPGVGQTQVNPKIDLTFAKALRAILRQDPDVIMIGEIRDFETAQIAIQASLTGHLVLATLHTNDSASAVTRLIDMGVEPFLLSSSLRGVLAQRLVRKTCKACAGKGCEACGHTGYLGRTGVFELLVADDTIAELIHHNASEADIRTSATRQGMVPLREDGERLVSSGLTSREELLRVVRD is encoded by the coding sequence ATGCGCTACCCGCTCCCCTATGCGTTCGCGCGCAGCCAGCAGCTGCTGCTGGAGGACGACAACGACCGCCTGTACCTCTGGGTTCACGCAGACACCGCGGCCTCTGCCATTTCTGAGGTGATGCGCAAGCACCGCATCGACCACCTGCAAACCCAGGATGCAGCGGAATTGGCCCAGCGCATCAGCATGGCCTACGCCCAAGGCGAGTCCAGCGCCGCCACGGTGATGAACGAGGTGCAGGGTGAGGCCGATTTGACGCGGATGATGCAAGAGCTGCCCGCGGTCGAGGACCTGCTGGAAACCGCAGACGACGCCCCCATCATCCGTATGCTCAACGCATTGCTCACCCAAGCCGCACGCGACGGGGCCAGTGACATCCATATCGAGCCGTTTGAGCGCAACTCATCAGTCCGCTTCCGGGTAGACGGGTCCCTGCGCGAGGTGGTGCAAGCCCACCGCGCCTTGCATGCGGCCTTGATCTCGCGGCTCAAGATCATGGCTGATCTGGACATCTCAGAAAAGCGCTTGCCGCAAGACGGGCGCATTTCGCTGCGCATCGGCACCCGCGCCGTCGATGTGCGGGTCAGCACCTTGCCCAGCGCCCACGGCGAACGGGCGGTACTGCGCTTGCTCGACAAGAGCCAGGACCAGCGCAGCCTGGAGGCGGTGGGCATGCAGGGCGATGTGTTGCGCCGCTTTGAAGGCCTGATTGCCCAGCCCCACGGCATCATTCTGGTGACAGGCCCCACCGGTTCGGGCAAATCGACCACCTTGTACGCCTCGCTCGGGCGGCTGGATGCTGCACGCCAAAACATCATGACGGTCGAAGACCCGATCGAGTACGAGCTGCCGGGCGTCGGCCAGACGCAGGTCAACCCCAAGATCGACCTCACGTTTGCCAAAGCCCTGCGGGCGATATTGCGGCAAGACCCGGATGTGATCATGATCGGCGAAATCCGGGATTTCGAGACCGCCCAAATCGCCATCCAGGCCTCGCTGACCGGTCACTTGGTGCTGGCCACACTGCACACCAATGACTCGGCTAGTGCGGTCACCCGCTTGATCGACATGGGGGTGGAGCCCTTTTTACTGAGCTCTTCGCTGCGCGGCGTACTGGCTCAGCGTTTGGTGCGCAAAACCTGCAAGGCCTGTGCGGGCAAAGGCTGCGAGGCCTGCGGCCATACCGGCTACCTCGGGCGTACCGGTGTTTTCGAATTGCTGGTGGCCGATGACACGATTGCCGAGTTGATCCACCACAACGCCTCAGAAGCCGACATCCGCACCTCCGCCACCCGACAAGGCATGGTGCCGCTGCGCGAAGACGGTGAGCGACTGGTCAGCAGCGGCCTGACCAGCCGCGAAGAATTGTTGCGCGTAGTCCGGGACTGA
- the gspD gene encoding type II secretion system secretin GspD has translation MSTPLYRRLCSTHIAIQLIATGAIGMGAMAPFGSQAWAQTSNAAPTVKRGEPITLNFSNAEIEAVARTMAIMTGRNVVVDPRVKGTMTLVSDSPMSPARAYNHFLAVLRSMGYAVVQSDGLDKVVPEADAKLIGGGVSATENGAPNTPGNQLVTQIIKLQFENANNLVAVLRPLINPNNPINVNPATNSLVITDYADNLRRLARIVAALDVPNATDVEIIPLKNASATDLAPLVLRLMESTAASPAGGAETGFKTTVVAEPRSNALIVRAANQARLALAINLIDKLDQPVASVNGAAGNIYVVYLKNANATQLATTLRAAMGANGGSGGSAPVATGAAPTAGAGASTLGAAQAPSTGGQIQADPTTNSLIITASEPQYRQLRAVIDKLDARRAQVFVESLIAEVSADKAAEFGIQWQGALGNAGDSSIGLLGTNFGAAGNNIISLATQGAGGTVAPGKGLNVGVANKTNGIYVLGFLARFLEATGSGNVLSTPNLLTLDNEEAKIVIGQNVPFVTGQFTNTGASSGSVNPFQTIERKDVGLTLKVKPQISENGTVKLTIFQEVSSVLASTVNAANGPTTNKRTIESNVLVEDGAVVVLGGLLQDEYAGSQERVPGLADVPFFGNLFKSEARSRKKTNLMVFLRPVVVRDATATQALSNERYEQMRGTQQSGQPEPSSTLPINEAPVLPNLLLKPGNLLLAPAQ, from the coding sequence ATGTCCACTCCTCTTTATCGACGCTTGTGCAGCACACACATTGCTATTCAATTAATAGCAACTGGCGCAATTGGCATGGGCGCTATGGCCCCATTTGGCTCTCAGGCCTGGGCACAGACCAGCAATGCTGCGCCCACAGTCAAGCGGGGCGAGCCGATCACGCTGAACTTCAGCAACGCTGAAATTGAGGCGGTCGCCCGCACCATGGCCATCATGACCGGGCGCAATGTGGTGGTGGACCCACGGGTCAAAGGCACGATGACCTTGGTCTCTGACAGCCCCATGTCGCCCGCCCGCGCCTACAACCACTTTTTGGCGGTGCTTCGCAGCATGGGCTACGCAGTGGTGCAATCGGATGGCTTGGACAAAGTGGTCCCCGAGGCCGATGCCAAGCTGATCGGCGGCGGCGTTTCCGCCACCGAGAACGGCGCCCCCAACACGCCGGGCAACCAGTTGGTGACCCAGATCATCAAACTGCAGTTCGAAAACGCCAACAACCTGGTGGCAGTGCTGCGCCCGCTGATCAACCCCAACAACCCGATCAACGTGAACCCGGCGACGAACTCGCTGGTCATCACCGACTACGCCGACAACCTGCGCCGCTTGGCGCGGATTGTGGCGGCACTGGATGTGCCGAACGCCACCGACGTTGAAATCATCCCACTGAAAAATGCCAGCGCCACCGACCTCGCACCGCTGGTGCTGCGGCTGATGGAGAGCACCGCCGCCAGCCCGGCTGGGGGTGCGGAAACCGGCTTCAAGACCACCGTAGTGGCCGAACCGCGCAGCAACGCGCTGATTGTGCGGGCCGCCAATCAGGCACGCCTGGCACTGGCCATCAACCTGATCGACAAGCTCGACCAACCGGTGGCCAGCGTCAATGGCGCTGCAGGCAATATCTATGTGGTGTACCTGAAGAATGCCAATGCCACGCAGCTGGCGACCACCCTGCGCGCCGCGATGGGCGCTAACGGAGGCTCGGGCGGCAGTGCGCCGGTTGCCACCGGCGCAGCTCCCACTGCGGGTGCGGGCGCATCCACCTTGGGCGCAGCGCAAGCACCCAGCACGGGCGGCCAAATCCAGGCGGACCCGACGACCAATTCGCTCATCATCACCGCCAGCGAGCCGCAGTACCGGCAGTTGCGCGCGGTGATCGACAAGCTCGATGCGCGCCGCGCCCAGGTGTTTGTAGAGAGCCTGATTGCCGAGGTGAGCGCTGACAAAGCAGCAGAGTTCGGCATCCAATGGCAAGGCGCGCTGGGCAATGCAGGCGATAGCTCGATCGGTCTGCTGGGTACCAATTTCGGGGCCGCGGGCAACAACATCATCAGCCTGGCGACACAGGGGGCAGGGGGCACCGTCGCCCCGGGCAAGGGCCTGAACGTGGGAGTGGCCAACAAAACCAACGGCATTTATGTGCTGGGTTTTCTGGCCCGCTTCCTAGAGGCAACCGGCAGTGGCAATGTGCTGTCCACGCCCAACCTGCTCACGCTGGACAACGAAGAAGCCAAAATCGTGATTGGACAGAACGTGCCGTTTGTGACCGGGCAGTTCACCAACACCGGTGCAAGCTCCGGCAGCGTCAATCCGTTTCAAACCATTGAGCGCAAAGACGTAGGTCTGACCCTGAAGGTGAAACCGCAAATCAGTGAAAACGGCACCGTCAAGCTGACCATCTTTCAAGAAGTGTCCAGCGTGTTGGCCTCCACCGTCAACGCGGCCAATGGCCCGACCACCAACAAGCGGACGATTGAGTCCAATGTCTTGGTCGAAGACGGTGCGGTCGTGGTGCTGGGCGGTTTGCTGCAGGACGAATACGCTGGTAGCCAAGAGCGGGTGCCCGGCCTGGCCGATGTGCCCTTCTTTGGCAACCTGTTCAAAAGCGAGGCACGCAGCCGCAAGAAAACCAACCTGATGGTGTTTTTGCGGCCGGTGGTGGTGCGCGACGCAACAGCAACACAAGCCTTGTCCAATGAGCGCTACGAGCAAATGCGCGGAACGCAGCAATCCGGCCAGCCGGAGCCCAGCTCCACCCTGCCGATCAATGAAGCGCCGGTGCTCCCGAATTTGCTGCTCAAGCCCGGCAATCTTCTATTGGCCCCAGCGCAATAG
- the gspN gene encoding type II secretion system protein N encodes MATRPDILRRAQRQLTTGTTRSPWSWAAMGVLLGVLAGALAFAPARWLASGLVWADAPLRLHNPTGTVWNGSAQVLLRSGAEGSKALPGDLRWTLRPAWYDGGPGVRAEWRADCCLSAPWIWHVNGSLQSVQLRADDLLPAQGLRIPAGLLTGLGTPWNTLQPQGQLTLATRGLTVRLNATGTQLGGELALDALNMSTSLSTLRPVGSYRVTLRGGEQTAMTLSTLEGALQLSGTGKIGPQGLVFTGEARAAEGREDTLSNLLNIIGQRQGARSLIQLG; translated from the coding sequence ATGGCTACCCGCCCCGACATCCTGCGACGCGCCCAAAGGCAGCTGACCACAGGCACCACGCGTAGCCCGTGGAGCTGGGCCGCGATGGGGGTTTTGCTGGGTGTGCTGGCAGGTGCCTTGGCATTTGCGCCGGCGCGCTGGCTGGCTTCCGGCTTGGTCTGGGCAGACGCACCCCTGCGCTTGCACAACCCGACCGGCACCGTATGGAATGGCAGTGCCCAAGTGCTCCTGCGCAGTGGTGCCGAGGGCAGCAAGGCCTTGCCCGGTGACCTGCGTTGGACCCTGCGCCCTGCCTGGTACGACGGCGGCCCCGGTGTGCGCGCCGAGTGGCGGGCAGACTGTTGCCTCAGCGCGCCCTGGATTTGGCATGTGAACGGCAGCCTGCAGTCTGTGCAGCTGCGAGCGGATGATTTGCTACCGGCACAAGGCTTGCGCATTCCGGCAGGTCTGCTGACCGGCCTCGGCACCCCTTGGAACACGCTGCAGCCCCAAGGCCAATTGACGTTGGCAACCCGGGGCCTGACGGTACGGTTGAACGCCACAGGCACCCAACTCGGCGGCGAGCTCGCGCTGGACGCTCTGAACATGAGCACCAGCCTGTCGACCTTGCGCCCGGTGGGCAGCTACCGGGTGACCCTGCGTGGCGGCGAGCAAACAGCCATGACGCTCTCGACCCTTGAGGGGGCACTGCAGCTCAGCGGGACCGGAAAAATCGGGCCCCAAGGGCTGGTCTTTACCGGAGAAGCCCGCGCCGCGGAGGGCCGTGAGGACACACTCTCCAATTTGCTGAATATCATTGGACAGCGCCAAGGCGCGCGGTCTCTGATTCAACTGGGTTAA
- the gspM gene encoding type II secretion system protein GspM — protein sequence MNTQTLRTWWNQRPPREQTMVSAAVVLIVAALTWTTAIAPAWRTVKAYPAQRATLDAQLQQMQTLQAQATALQSRPALAPQAAQAGLQAAVTGLGPRASLLILNQQATVTLKGLEAETLARWLAVVRVEARMLPTQAQWRRDGRLWSGTVTFTLPGG from the coding sequence ATGAACACCCAAACCCTACGCACCTGGTGGAACCAGCGCCCCCCCCGCGAGCAAACAATGGTCTCGGCCGCCGTGGTTTTGATAGTGGCCGCCCTGACGTGGACCACCGCCATTGCCCCGGCTTGGCGCACTGTCAAAGCTTACCCTGCACAACGGGCTACGCTGGATGCCCAACTCCAACAAATGCAAACGCTGCAGGCACAAGCCACCGCGTTACAAAGTCGCCCGGCCCTGGCGCCGCAAGCGGCTCAAGCCGGCCTGCAAGCCGCGGTGACAGGCCTCGGACCCCGCGCCAGCCTGCTGATACTCAACCAGCAAGCCACCGTCACCCTCAAAGGCCTGGAGGCGGAAACCCTGGCCCGCTGGCTGGCAGTGGTGCGGGTGGAGGCCCGCATGCTGCCGACCCAGGCGCAATGGCGTCGTGACGGCCGCCTCTGGAGTGGCACGGTGACCTTCACTCTGCCGGGCGGCTGA
- the gspL gene encoding type II secretion system protein GspL, translating into MPPYNEADMRQHLVMPPPPHATQAAWDWVRSDSPQSNQRLPTVPAVGSGADTTVLIVPAAALSWHRITLPPGLLGREGQARQPAKLKSVLEGLLEDQLLDDPAQLHFALQATSAETGPWWVAVCQRHWLNEQIQQLRQAGHTLHSIVPEWGPGSSDTPPALWLTGEVETAEWTWADSAGVHRRSAAQAPAAFLAPAQQASAALFAEPACAELAESQTHREVTVQHRADRLRAAANGPWSLAQGEFANRHALLQRVTETATALWQAPAWRPARWALGVLAAVQLVGLNLQAWQARQALTEQRSAIQSVLLSTFPATTVVVDAPLQMQRAVEALGQAGGQTRARDMERLLEAFGTVAQADTAPSAIEYVAGELRITPPSGNAEPPASLRDGLQNKGLRLRTEGTTWVLSP; encoded by the coding sequence ATGCCTCCGTACAATGAAGCCGATATGCGTCAGCACCTCGTCATGCCCCCACCACCCCATGCAACGCAGGCTGCATGGGACTGGGTCCGCAGCGATAGCCCGCAAAGCAACCAGCGTTTGCCCACTGTGCCCGCTGTTGGCTCCGGTGCGGACACTACGGTTTTGATCGTGCCCGCAGCGGCCCTGTCTTGGCACCGCATCACGCTGCCGCCTGGGCTGCTAGGCCGCGAGGGTCAGGCCCGGCAACCCGCCAAACTCAAATCGGTACTCGAAGGTCTGCTGGAAGACCAGCTCCTGGATGATCCGGCGCAGCTGCACTTTGCGCTACAGGCCACCAGTGCCGAGACCGGTCCCTGGTGGGTGGCGGTATGCCAGCGTCACTGGCTCAACGAACAAATACAACAGCTGCGCCAAGCCGGGCACACCTTGCACAGCATCGTCCCCGAGTGGGGACCCGGCTCCTCCGATACCCCGCCGGCACTCTGGCTCACAGGAGAAGTCGAGACGGCAGAGTGGACATGGGCCGATAGCGCAGGCGTGCATCGCCGCAGCGCAGCACAAGCCCCGGCCGCGTTTCTAGCCCCTGCCCAGCAAGCCAGCGCTGCCCTGTTTGCGGAGCCAGCGTGCGCTGAACTTGCAGAATCACAAACCCACCGGGAGGTCACGGTGCAACACCGTGCGGACCGCTTGCGCGCCGCCGCCAACGGCCCCTGGAGTCTTGCGCAAGGCGAATTTGCCAACCGCCATGCCTTGTTGCAGCGAGTGACTGAAACGGCAACAGCGCTGTGGCAAGCACCGGCCTGGCGGCCGGCCCGTTGGGCGCTGGGTGTACTCGCTGCGGTGCAGCTGGTAGGCCTGAACCTGCAGGCGTGGCAAGCCCGCCAAGCGCTGACCGAACAGCGCAGTGCGATCCAGAGTGTGCTGCTCAGTACCTTTCCGGCCACCACGGTAGTGGTCGATGCACCTTTGCAAATGCAGCGCGCGGTAGAAGCACTGGGCCAGGCCGGCGGGCAGACACGGGCGCGCGACATGGAACGACTTCTAGAGGCTTTTGGCACGGTAGCCCAAGCAGATACTGCGCCATCCGCTATCGAATACGTAGCAGGCGAGTTGCGAATAACGCCTCCTTCCGGTAATGCCGAGCCCCCGGCGTCGTTGCGTGACGGCCTGCAAAACAAAGGCTTGCGCCTTCGGACCGAGGGCACCACCTGGGTGCTGAGCCCATGA
- the gspK gene encoding type II secretion system minor pseudopilin GspK, with amino-acid sequence MKVQRGAAILTALLLMALVATLSTAALWQQARAYDLEAAERARVQANWVLQGTTDWARLILREDARSGTVDHLGEPWAITLQEARLNTFLANGSASAEELPTDVLQNAYLSGNINDLQARLNVTNLVLDQQVHEPTRNAFIRLFDLLKLPPAELQLLINNLQAGLEAPKAGQERPPSSSNTPLLPRNLDQLAWLGVSQRSLAQLRPYVVVLPDRSTVNINTATALVLQAIIPGMDGASAQRLIDSRAKSPLRSMGDAPAASGLPQSAFQDNLVSVNSRFFEVRTRLRIGTLTTQERTAVLREGLQVKSLWKEREAPQDASVQ; translated from the coding sequence GTGAAAGTCCAGCGCGGCGCGGCCATCCTGACGGCCTTGTTACTCATGGCGCTGGTCGCCACCCTCAGCACAGCAGCGCTCTGGCAACAAGCGCGCGCCTATGACCTCGAAGCGGCAGAGCGGGCCCGTGTGCAAGCGAACTGGGTCCTGCAGGGCACCACCGACTGGGCGCGCCTGATTCTGCGGGAAGACGCCCGATCCGGCACGGTCGACCATCTGGGCGAACCCTGGGCCATCACCCTGCAAGAGGCCCGACTCAACACTTTCTTGGCCAATGGCTCCGCCAGCGCGGAAGAATTACCCACCGACGTTCTGCAAAACGCCTACCTTTCCGGCAATATCAACGACTTGCAGGCACGCCTGAACGTGACTAACCTGGTGCTGGACCAGCAGGTCCATGAGCCGACACGCAACGCGTTTATCCGGCTGTTTGATCTGCTCAAGCTCCCGCCGGCCGAATTGCAGCTGTTGATCAACAATTTGCAAGCCGGCCTGGAGGCCCCCAAAGCAGGCCAAGAAAGACCCCCCAGCTCCAGCAACACCCCCTTGCTGCCGCGCAACCTCGACCAACTGGCATGGCTGGGCGTCTCGCAGCGCAGCCTGGCCCAATTACGGCCTTATGTCGTGGTCCTCCCGGACCGCAGCACGGTCAATATCAACACGGCGACGGCGCTGGTGCTCCAAGCCATCATTCCCGGTATGGACGGAGCCAGTGCCCAACGCCTCATCGACAGCCGGGCAAAAAGCCCGCTTCGGAGCATGGGCGACGCGCCTGCCGCATCGGGCTTGCCGCAATCGGCATTTCAAGACAATTTGGTCAGTGTGAACTCGCGGTTCTTTGAGGTCCGCACCCGCCTGCGGATCGGCACGCTCACGACCCAGGAGCGCACCGCCGTGCTGCGCGAAGGTTTGCAGGTGAAATCTCTCTGGAAAGAACGTGAGGCGCCGCAAGATGCCTCCGTACAATGA